CTGTATGTGCCCAGGTTCTGGTTGAGCCGAATCTGCCGCTCGCGCCCCTCACGGAAGCCCTCACTGTGGCCGCTCATCTGGGTGTCCACGGCATGCTCCTCGCCCAGGCTGCGCACCAGCCGCAAGGCGGAAATATACTCGCTGGCCGCCCCCGTGAGGCGCTCGCGGGCCACACGTACGCTGTGGTTGGTTTGCAGGATGCGCTTCATGAAAATCCAGCGCATGGCGAAGATGATCGGCACCACGCAGACGATGACCGCCGATAGCAAGGGGTTAAGAAAAACCAGAATAATGGTCAGGCAGCCGGCGTAGGCCAGGTCGGGCATGATCGTATAAATGATCGGCACCAGCGCGCCCTCGACCTGCTGCGTATCAAAGGCGTACTTCGAGAGCAGCCGTCCCGTCTTGGTCCGGTCCAGAAACCCGAAGTGCATGAACTGCAGCTTGTGGAATATACGCGCCCGCAGATCCAGCACCATACGCGGGATGCGGCGAGCGACGAGTGAGCTGCCACTGACCGCAATCACGGTATGCAGCGCCAGCAGGCAGACAATGACCCCCGCCAACTGGAGCACGACGGTGATCTCCTTGGCGGCGAGTGCGTAGTCGATGATCGCCTTGGCGATGATCGGGATCGGCGCGATGGCCAATGTGCGCAACATCGTAAGGGCAACTACTCCTACGAGGCGCTGGCGTTCACTCCAGATAAATTCAATCAGGCCGCCCTTATTGCGACCCTGCGGGGCATTGGCTTTTGCTTTCATCGTCGGCAGCTCTTAGGCTGCCCGTCGAGGCCATTACGAGGGCGCTTAGACACAGGTTAAAGGATTTACTATCTAGCGCCGGGGAACGGTTTCGACCCTCCTTTACGGTCTTAAAATGCCTCTGCCTGCCTGTCAAAGGCAAGCCCTTTCTCCCACGAAATGCCCCTCGAACGCGTTTTATGGGCTACCGGTGCCGGACACTCAGTGGGCAGTCCACTGCCGGCAGCGCTGATTGTGAACATTCGCAAATGTAAAATCAGCGGCAACCGTTTCCGCATCTGCAAAAACGCGTTGCCGGGCGGCAGGCGGTTCTCCACACTTGCCCCATGACCCATCTGGAACGCCTGGAACACTACCTTAATCAGGAACCGTCCATCGACGATAGCGCCTTCGTACACCCGAGCGCAGTCGTCATGGGCGCGGTCACCCTCGCCCCCAAGAGCAGCATCTGGCCCTGCGTGGTCCTGCGCGGCGATATTAACACGATCGAAATCGGCGAGGGCAGCAACGTGCAGGACGGCTCCGTCGTGCACCTGGCGGATGACTTTGGGGTCAAGGTCGGCAAGTACGTCACCATCGGCCACATGGCGATGATCCACGCCTGCACGATCGAGGACGAGTGCCTGATCGGCATGCATGCCACCATCCTTGACGGGGCCGTCATCGGCGCCCGCTCCATCATCGGCGCGGGTGCGCTGGTGACCAAGAACACCCACGTACCGCCCGGCTCGCTCGTGCTCGGCTCCCCCGCCAAGGTCGTCAAGACCCTCTCCGAGGAGCAGCAGGCAGGCATCCGCCACTGGGCCGAAAAATACGTCGAGGTCGGCGCCTTCCATAAGGCGAAGCTCAAACAGCAGTAGCTTTTCCTGGGCTTACGCAGCCCAGACCTGCGGCAGGCAGAGCCTGCACTTTCGATGCTACGCATCGTGTCAGCGAATAGTGAAACCAGCTTAGCTGGTTTCACTATTCGCTGAGCAAAGCATCAAAATTGGGTACCCGTTTTTAGAGAAACTGTTGCTGAGGCAGGCACGCAGGGCCGTAGGGGAAGGGTCCTTTATCGTCCCGCGCGGTCACGCACTGGGACAGCGACGGAAAGGAGCGATGAGGCCAAGCCTCATCAGTGCCCGCGGAGACACTCCGCCGCCGCTGCGACTTTGAGGGCGGCTAGGTGAGCGCGCACGCGCACGTCGAGGTCTTGGTCGCTGGGAGCTTCCAGCGTGTAGACCTCCGGGCAAAGTCCTTCACCCAGATAAAGGGCCTCGGCCCAGCCGCCGTCCAGGTCCTCGGGAGTGACCGTGCCCGGCGCGCTCGTGATCAAACCATCATCAGCGCGGCGGTCCTCAATGACCGGGGCACGGTCGATGCCACAAATCGGCTCAACGGCATCCAACATCTTACGACCCAGGCCGGGACGGTTACCCTCAACATGTTCATAAATATAGTACCCGGCGCTTTCCCAATCCTCATGCAGACAGACCGCGAGCGCGTAGGTATGGCCCAGCGCCTGGAGGCAGTCTCGATGCGCACGCATGTGCGGCGAGTTAAATGCCCGGTAGTCGCGGTTGAGGTCGCCGTACTGCGGGTGCTCACGGGTATTGGCACGCAGGCCTTCAGGATTTAGCAGCGGAAAGGCCACCACCCCAACACGGGCGGGCAGGAGCCCTTCTTGAAGGAATGCCAGCAGCGCAAGCGCCCCCGCCGGCTCATCTCCGTGAATCCCCGCCGAAAGATACAGCCATGGTGCGCCGGGGGCCGGTTCACGCCAGGCATACGGCAGGCTTAGCCCCTCGGACTGGCCGAACGTACCCGTCCGCAAACCCGCCTTCTGGGCGGCAGGTTCCCAGTCGCGTTCAAATTCGATGAGATTAAGGGCGGGTCCGGTATAGGCCATGCTGTGTAATTTCGCGTTTGTATCTTCAGAGAAATCCTGTCCTTGTCAGTTTCAAGTCGAAGCCAACAATCCTCACCTAAGGCTCCCCTATGAGCAAACCTCTGTTTCGCTGTCCGATCCTGCTGGGGTTTACCCTGCTCGTGACCTGCGCCCTGCCCCTGCACGCACGTGAGCTGCTTGCCCAGGAAAAGCTCCAGCAAAAAGAAGGTGCCAGTACGGCTGGTTCTGTGTCCCGTACGGATGCCGATGGCACACGTATGGGCACCAAAAACCCGATGCTCACCCCCGAGCAAAAGCAGGACCTGGTCAAGGTGGCCAAAGATAACAAAACCTCGGCAAACGAAGAGCGGCTGCGCGAAATGCTCCGGGAGTACGCGGAGCGCTTTCCGGGCCTGATCGGAGCGGTCGGCGTCACTCTGCGCAACGAACCGGGCGATTTTAAAGAAAAACGCAACGCCGCCATCTGGCAGTATGCCAGCGTCTCCAACATCAGCAGCATCACCGCCCAGCCCAACCCACGCGTCGCTCTCATCGATCTGGTCACCTACACGACCCGGGCCAAGAACTACATCAGCGGGCCCGCTGGAAAAGAATTTCTCGGCACGTACCAGTCACTCTACGCCGAGGTGATGGATACCGCTGACAAGTGGGCGTGGTGGCTGGCCGACAATGCTCTGGACGACAAGAACTATGATATGTTGCACCAGGAGATCGTCCAGTGGTGCGACGAAAACCCCATGACCTACTTCATGGGACGGGAAAATATCGGCGTGCTCGCCGGGGACCGCTTTGTGACACCCCCCTCCGAAAAGCTCAGCAGCAGCATCTTTTTCAGCGGCATCGAGGACGGCCTCGACAATACCCTGAGCGAGCTTCAGCAGGCCAACCGCACCCTGCAGAACTTTTACTCTCTCATGGAGTGGATGCCTGTCTACGTCTACTGGACCGGCGAAATCGCCCTCTACAACATGCTCGAATCCGAGGGTGGCCAGTCTTTCCTCTCGGTGCTCAATGGCATGGATGAGACCCAGCTGCGCCTCAACCAGACCGCCGAGTACTTCTCCACGCTCAACGACTTCTTCCAGCCCTTCTCCGAAGAGATCAAAAAGCCCGAGTACCAGGATGCCCCTGCCAAGCTGTTCGCGTTGATCGAGGAGGCCAGTGATATGAGCGAGCGGCTGGACAGACTAGAGCAAAACCTCAACACCCTGCTCACGGACTCTGGCGGGGAGCCCCTGAGCGAGCGGCTGGCATCGATCGACGAGAGCATCGAGAACCTGTCGAGTGCCGCTGAGATGCTCCAGAAGCTGGAGCCTGTGATCGACGACATCGAGCAGCCAGAGGCAGTTGTCTCCAATATAGAGGGCATGATCCTCCGCCTCATCATCGTCTTTTTCGTCTGCCTCTTTCTCTCCCAAATCGCAGCCGCCTGGCTGGTCGAAAAAATCCGTAAAAAAACCAAATAAAACCTCGTTTGGTCATTTTTATGATACACCCTTTTCAATTGACCCAATCACAGTATAACTAAAGAATCACAGCCTATGAAACTCACACCACTGGTTATTCTCTCTCTCGCTCCGTTCCTGCTGCAGGCAGAAACGCAACTCGATAAGGAACTCGCTCAGGCCAAGGAGATCATCTCCAACTCCGACGACGTTCTGGCAACTCTGCAGTCTGATGAAAAGACCGCCATCCCCGGTGAAGTGCTCGCCGAGGCCGAGGCCGTCCTCATCGTAAAGCTGGACTCGGCTATGGTCGGGATCGGTGGCTACGGTGGTGCCGGTATCGCGATGGTCAACAACATCGACAACTGGAGCCCCCCGGCCATTTTCACCGTTGGCGGTGGTAGCCTAGGGATCGAGATTGGCGCGACCGAAACTCACATGGTCGCCGTGTGCATGACCAAGAAGGCCCTGCGCGAACTCGGCAAGGACAGCATCCGCTGGGGTGTAGGCCTCTCCGTCAAGGCTGGCCCGGTGGGCGGCACTCTCGGTGCTACCGGCTGGAAGGATGCCGACATCCTCGTCTACCGCGTGAAGAAGGGCTT
This genomic interval from Ruficoccus sp. ZRK36 contains the following:
- a CDS encoding gamma carbonic anhydrase family protein is translated as MTHLERLEHYLNQEPSIDDSAFVHPSAVVMGAVTLAPKSSIWPCVVLRGDINTIEIGEGSNVQDGSVVHLADDFGVKVGKYVTIGHMAMIHACTIEDECLIGMHATILDGAVIGARSIIGAGALVTKNTHVPPGSLVLGSPAKVVKTLSEEQQAGIRHWAEKYVEVGAFHKAKLKQQ
- a CDS encoding succinylglutamate desuccinylase/aspartoacylase family protein — translated: MAYTGPALNLIEFERDWEPAAQKAGLRTGTFGQSEGLSLPYAWREPAPGAPWLYLSAGIHGDEPAGALALLAFLQEGLLPARVGVVAFPLLNPEGLRANTREHPQYGDLNRDYRAFNSPHMRAHRDCLQALGHTYALAVCLHEDWESAGYYIYEHVEGNRPGLGRKMLDAVEPICGIDRAPVIEDRRADDGLITSAPGTVTPEDLDGGWAEALYLGEGLCPEVYTLEAPSDQDLDVRVRAHLAALKVAAAAECLRGH
- a CDS encoding lipid-binding SYLF domain-containing protein; translation: MKLTPLVILSLAPFLLQAETQLDKELAQAKEIISNSDDVLATLQSDEKTAIPGEVLAEAEAVLIVKLDSAMVGIGGYGGAGIAMVNNIDNWSPPAIFTVGGGSLGIEIGATETHMVAVCMTKKALRELGKDSIRWGVGLSVKAGPVGGTLGATGWKDADILVYRVKKGFALGVSFNGGTLDYSKKLNAALYKEPNITAQDIFGMSVPMPAEAVDVTEELRKLSFEGTSLSK